The following coding sequences lie in one Arabidopsis thaliana chromosome 3, partial sequence genomic window:
- a CDS encoding Calcium-binding EF-hand family protein (Calcium-binding EF-hand family protein; FUNCTIONS IN: calcium ion binding; INVOLVED IN: biological_process unknown; LOCATED IN: cellular_component unknown; EXPRESSED IN: 18 plant structures; EXPRESSED DURING: 9 growth stages; CONTAINS InterPro DOMAIN/s: EF-Hand 1, calcium-binding site (InterPro:IPR018247), EF-HAND 2 (InterPro:IPR018249), EF-hand-like domain (InterPro:IPR011992), Calcium-binding EF-hand (InterPro:IPR002048), EF-hand (InterPro:IPR018248); BEST Arabidopsis thaliana protein match is: calmodulin-like 38 (TAIR:AT1G76650.3); Has 5650 Blast hits to 5606 proteins in 833 species: Archae - 0; Bacteria - 6; Metazoa - 2238; Fungi - 938; Plants - 1778; Viruses - 0; Other Eukaryotes - 690 (source: NCBI BLink).): MKSENVNKRDEYQRVFSCFDKSHQGKVSVSTIERCVDAIKSGKRAVVDQEDTTNPNPEESTDDKSLELEDFVKLVEEGEEADKEKDLKEAFKLYEESEGITPKSLKRMLSLLGESKSLKDCEVMISQFDINRDGIINFDEFRAMMQ; encoded by the coding sequence ATGAAGAGTGAGAACGTTAACAAACGTGATGAGTATCAACGAGTCTTTAGCTGCTTTGACAAGAGCCACCAAGGCAAGGTATCTGTTTCTACAATCGAAAGATGCGTCGACGCTATTAAGTCTGGCAAACGTGCAGTAGTTGATCAAGAAGATACTACAAATCCAAATCCAGAGGAGTCGACTGATGATAAATCGTTGGAGCTCGAGGACTTCGTGAAGTTGgtggaagaaggagaggaGGCAGACAAGGAGAAGGATTTGAAGGAAGCTTTCAAGTTGTATGAAGAGAGTGAAGGCATCACACCAAAAAGTTTGAAGAGGATGCTTAGTTTGTTGGGTGAGTCCAAAAGTCTCAAGGACTGCGAGGTTATGATTTCCCAATTCGATATTAATAGGGATGGAATTATCAACTTTGATGAGTTTAGGGCCATGATGCAATAA
- the LYK2 gene encoding Protein kinase superfamily protein (Protein kinase superfamily protein; FUNCTIONS IN: protein kinase activity, kinase activity, ATP binding; INVOLVED IN: protein amino acid phosphorylation; LOCATED IN: endomembrane system; EXPRESSED IN: 12 plant structures; EXPRESSED DURING: 4 anthesis, C globular stage, petal differentiation and expansion stage; CONTAINS InterPro DOMAIN/s: Protein kinase, catalytic domain (InterPro:IPR000719), Serine-threonine/tyrosine-protein kinase (InterPro:IPR001245), Protein kinase-like domain (InterPro:IPR011009); BEST Arabidopsis thaliana protein match is: Protein kinase superfamily protein (TAIR:AT2G33580.1); Has 52720 Blast hits to 52395 proteins in 2921 species: Archae - 39; Bacteria - 3156; Metazoa - 18439; Fungi - 2605; Plants - 22696; Viruses - 193; Other Eukaryotes - 5592 (source: NCBI BLink).) translates to MAVSVSKQYMTSLVVILLFISLSSLSPTSTSHSCDPVEEEEEASSFGYVCHSNLQKCHTFAILRAKPPFYSLSDLSRHLGLDADDEYVPKGQLLLIPIECRCNGSIYEASLIKNCVKGDTFRSVSQSLQGLTTCLSIREKNPHISEDKLGDNIKLRLAIRCSCPQEGVSNASFLVTYPVGVRDSVSSLAVRFNTTEDAIVSANNKSGVVPLKPALIPLDHKPEKQGSRKRNPSKKKRSKMKLMIAVSSAIAGVCGLVTLMVFGYLHWKKETQIQTQTQKWISNKDPETRQLSLSIRTTSDKKISFEGSQDGSILDSHNTVGTTTPRKPVLEIYAFEELEKATENFSSSNHIKGSVYFGSLKGKDLAIKQVNADEMKRFDFGLLNDQSHYYNHNVIRVLGTCFREIDQDSYLVFEYARNGSLWDWIQNKLAIKNQFIESCYCFLAWKQRIKICHDVAIALKYMHRINYVHGNIKSRNIFLNEDLRGKVGNFGMSKCVTNELATEENLIESSLSPASDIFAYGIIVMEVLSGQTPDMLLGLQEVETTSLGTQETFVSEWSRLRRLLGDKEKLREVMDSTLGESYSVDSAFEIASIARDCTAEEAESRPSAVEIAERVSRLVDDDEDEEDEAVIDRESTLISESSYKPLVKKSSIID, encoded by the exons ATGGCTGTTTCAGTTAGTAAGCAGTACATGACAAGTCTTGTAGTGATCTTGCTCTTCATCTCcttatcatctctctctccaaCTTCAACTTCACACAGCTGTGACCctgtcgaagaagaagaagaagcctcCTCCTTCGGTTACGTTTGCCACTCAAACCTCCAAAAGTGCCACACTTTCGCCATTCTCAGAGCCAAACCTCCCTTCTATTCCCTCTCGGACCTGAGTCGCCATCTTGGTCTCGACGCAGACGACGAGTATGTTCCGAAAGGTCAGTTACTCTTGATCCCAATAGAGTGCAGGTGTAATGGAAGCATCTACGAGGCCAGTCTCATTAAAAATTGCGTTAAAGGAGACACCTTTCGCTCTGTCTCTCAGTCTCTGCAAGGCTTGACCACCTGCCT ATCTAtcagagagaagaatccaCATATTTCCGAAGACAAGCTTGGCGACAACATTAAACTGCGTTTGGCGATCAGGTGCTCTTGTCCACAAGAAGGCGTTTCAAACGCTAGTTTTCTCGTTACGTATCCGGTGGGCGTCCGCGACAGCGTTTCAAGCCTGGCGGTTAGGTTTAACACAACAGAGGATGCCATTGTCTCTGCAAACAACAAATCTGGTGTGGTTCCACTCAAGCCTGCTCTCATCCCTCTTGATCACAAACCAGAGAAACAAGGATCCCGGAAAAGAAATCCATCCAAGAAGAAACGGTCAAAGATGAAGCTCATGATCGCTGTGAGCAGCGCGATTGCTGGAGTTTGCGGTCTTGTCACTCTCATGGTGTTTGGTTACTTACACTGGAAGAAAGAGACGCAGATtcaaacgcaaacgcaaaaGTGGATTAGCAACAAAGACCCCGAGACGCGGCAGCTGAGTCTGAGCATCCGAACCACGAGTGACAAGAAAATCTCGTTTGAAGGGTCGCAGGACGGTTCCATCTTGGATTCTCACAACACCGTCGGCACCACAACGCCCCGAAAACCCGTTCTGGAGATTTACGCGTTTGAAGAGTTAGAGAAGGCCACGGAGAATTTCAGTTCAAGCAATCACATCAAAGGTTCGGTTTATTTCGGTTCGCTCAAAGGCAAAGACTTGGCTATAAAGCAAGTCAATGCAGATGAAATGAAAAGATTCGATTTCGGGCTTCTCAATGATCAGTCACACTACTATAACCACAatgtgattagggttcttggaACATGTTTTAGAGAAATCGATCAAGATTCTTATCTGGTTTTCGAGTATGCAAGGAATGGGTCCCTGTGGGATTGGATTCAGAACAAATTGGCCATCAAGAATCAATTCATCGAGTCTTGTTACTGTTTCTTGGCATGGAAACAGAGGATCAAGATATGTCACGATGTCGCCATCGCGTTAAAGTATATGCATCGGATCAACTACGTCCACGGCAACATCAAGAGCAGAAACATCTTCTTGAACGAAGATCTCAGAGGTAAAGTCGGAAACTTTGGGATGTCAAAGTGCGTAACCAATGAATTAGCCACAGAAGAGAACCTTATAGAGAGTTCACTGTCTCCAGCTTCTGACATATTTGCTTACGGGATAATCGTAATGGAGGTTTTGTCTGGACAAACCCCAGATATGTTGCTTGGATTGCAAGAAGTAGAGACAACATCCCTTGGGACACAAGAAACTTTTGTTTCCGAATGGAGTAGATTAAGAAGGCTTCTCGGGGACAAGGAAAAGCTGAGGGAAGTGATGGACAGCACATTGGGAGAGAGCTATTCGGTTGATTCTGCGTTTGAAATCGCAAGTATTGCAAGAGATTGTACTGCAGAAGAAGCCGAGTCAAGGCCGAGCGCGGTTGAGATTGCAGAGAGGGTTTCAAGATTGGTGgatgacgatgaagatgaagaagatgaggcaGTAATAGATAGAGAGAGTACCTTAATTTCAGAGAGTTCATACAAGCCTTTGGTAAAGAAGAGTAGTATAATAgattaa
- a CDS encoding Calcium-binding EF-hand family protein (Calcium-binding EF-hand family protein; FUNCTIONS IN: calcium ion binding; INVOLVED IN: biological_process unknown; LOCATED IN: cellular_component unknown; EXPRESSED IN: 18 plant structures; EXPRESSED DURING: 9 growth stages; CONTAINS InterPro DOMAIN/s: EF-hand-like domain (InterPro:IPR011992); BEST Arabidopsis thaliana protein match is: calmodulin like 37 (TAIR:AT5G42380.1); Has 35333 Blast hits to 34131 proteins in 2444 species: Archae - 798; Bacteria - 22429; Metazoa - 974; Fungi - 991; Plants - 531; Viruses - 0; Other Eukaryotes - 9610 (source: NCBI BLink).), with amino-acid sequence MKSENVNKRDEYQRVFSCFDKSHQGKVSVSTIERCVDAIKSGKRAVVDQEDTTNPNPEESTDDKSLELEDFVKLVEEGEEADKEKDLKEAFKLYEESEGITPKSLKRMLSLLGKKGVIGAVEVCRQEGVAMNPEVRL; translated from the exons ATGAAGAGTGAGAACGTTAACAAACGTGATGAGTATCAACGAGTCTTTAGCTGCTTTGACAAGAGCCACCAAGGCAAGGTATCTGTTTCTACAATCGAAAGATGCGTCGACGCTATTAAGTCTGGCAAACGTGCAGTAGTTGATCAAGAAGATACTACAAATCCAAATCCAGAGGAGTCGACTGATGATAAATCGTTGGAGCTCGAGGACTTCGTGAAGTTGgtggaagaaggagaggaGGCAGACAAGGAGAAGGATTTGAAGGAAGCTTTCAAGTTGTATGAAGAGAGTGAAGGCATCACACCAAAAAGTTTGAAGAGGATGCTTAGTTTGTTGG gaaaaaaagggGTCATCGGAGCCGTGGAGGTTTGTCGACAAGAGGGGGTGGCTATGAATCCCGAAGTAAGactataa